The segment AACGAGAAACAAAGAAAAAGATTATCAGATGAGTATCAGCGAGCATCGGATTCTGAGAAATCGATATTAGAACAAGATATTGATAGTGAAAGAGTTGTTACAAGGAAATACTTAGAAGAAGAACTCGGAGCATTGGGGAGAGTTATTGTAGAAAGAATAACTGAAGAATTAGATGCAAAAATATCATCGAATCGATCTGAATCAATAAGAACTACTACCAACGTATCAGAGTTTGATCAAAATATCGTAGACAATCAGGTACATTTATGACAGATaaccaaatattttaattccgATTAGGCATCAAagaatatagttttttttttaatttcagatCATTATTGACGGCATCTCGATCAATTCGCATTGTTGGTATTTAGCTGCAAATGCTAAAACAATGAGAAAACGTGCAAACCATATAATGCGAGGGTGTTGGACAGAAGAAGAGAGAAATATTCTTGTATTACGCCGGAATAAGCGTTATGATGATGGGCGTGTTGTTAAGTCAAGAGaacttgaaaatatcaaaacaTTATGTCTAAATCTTCAGTCAGCTAAAAaactcaaatataaaaaaggtaAACATAACATTGAGGCAAATTTACGAGATTGGttgaaagattttttaaaaaatgatcgATATCGAAGATCCCAACTGGTATACAACGATGAAGATTTATGAAAATCATTGTTGTGGCtgttagaaatattttttcattttgtttttttttttgattattttcattttttagtcaaTTACATTTTTCGtcactaaaaattaaaatgaatatctTGTCCAAATACAAAGAGTACTTTCCATTGTCTATGTGAGAAGCAGTATCAtaagttgtaaaaataaaagattagtTTATAACATgcatgttgaaaaaattcatatgaatTGAAATTTCTATGCTAAATATTATGTACTGTGTACAGTATTAGAAACTATGCTAAATATTTTGTACTATGTATTGTATTTTTCTAAATgctattaaaagaaaaaaacattgatgtataattttcccataatttatttgtttcccaattgttctttttttacttaaaaaaaagatttatttctCTGAAAAAGATGTTGTTTTGCTTCAGGTATATTTCGGGTATGAAATTAGTATTTCATTGCGCATTTTTTGGTTATGATTTAGGTAGAAAATTGggtatattatcattttttttctgattcgGTATAATTTAGGTATGAAATGGGTATGGTATTGAATGCGCAATTTTAAGGTATGATTTGGGTCTGAAAAAGTCAAAAACATACGGTTGTTTTTCGGTATGTTTTAGGTATCTTTCCGgtaaaataccaaaaatataCCCTATTTATACTTGATGACAACGGTAAATTTTGGGTATGATTAACGTATTTTTAAAACCGCTAGGGCACTATGAAGGCACGATAGTGCATGCACGGCGTGACCTCAACGTGAACGCAAAGTGTACGCCGCTGGCTATCGGGGGAGCTGTACTgacacatgacattattttttttggcttcgaATTATTAAATGGATAcagatggataactgttcaatgtttatatcaaactgaaataaatagaaaattgacttgttgtgattgtttgttattgtcacataggtcgtaccacacattatcgtaaactgtaaagtcTGGAATATggaatagaaaattttatcacttttgtcgttgtttctgtttctagtttttagtcagtattacagggcgaaatggcaaaacgaaaaaaaattttttattaaaggaatgcaccccgtgcctcttgatttaAGAGGAAACACAAGTTGTTCTGTTTTACCGGTAAAGTCTGTATGcttttacatacaaaaaaatactattattattattttttcctataTAAAACACATGGGCTTTACCGGTAAAACAGAAAATGTGTTTCCTCTTAAATCAAAATGACAAAAACACGGGTTTTTACTGACAagcagtgttgggtaggtatgatCAGTGTTGCCGCAGACAAATTTGTGAATGTACctcaaaaaatagaaaaacgtACCTCCTGGCGaaaaaaatgtactttttgaaaaaaatggcCGACAAGAGCTGGTCTATACTCTATaggaaattttattaaagcaaaaacaataaaaacagcattcgttttttttttaacgttattagaaaaatttctaatattttttttaaagtctaGAAGAACAATAATACTTCAGTGTTGCCGCAGGAGGTACAGTTGTACTTTTCGAGGTACGTTTTTGAAACGCCAGTACAAAAGTACGCCTCTTTTTTTGGAGGTACGTTTTcgttttttcttgaaaatttcTTGAGCTAATCAAATTGTATAGTATGCGCACGCGCGCGCTCAATGTAAACGGAGGTAAACCctgtaaaatgtatataaacagTGCATAAGAGTCTTAATTAATGCTACcgtatatgttttttattattttttttttatttttagcacaAGAAATATAATGACTTATTCttccaaaaataattcaatactcAAGTATTACCATTGTTATTCtagactttaaaaaaaatattagaaatttttctaataacgttaaaaaaaaaaacgaatgctgtttttattgtttttgctttaataaaatttcctATAGACCAGCTCTTGTCGgccatttttttgaaaaagtacatttttttCGCCAGGAGGTACGTTTTTCCacgtttttctattttttgagGTACATTCACAAATTTGTCTGCGGCAACACTGTAATACTTgagtattgaattatttttggaaGAATAAGTCATTATATTTCTtgtgctaaaaataaaaaaaaaataataaaaaacatatacgGTAGCATTAATTAAGACTCTTATACACTGTTTATATACATTCTACAGGGTTTACCTCCGTTTACATTGAGCGCGCGCGTGCGCATACTATACAATTTGATTAGCTCACGGAATTTTCCAGAAAAAACGAAAACCCAcctccaaaaaaaaaggcgTACTTTTGTACTGGCGTTTCTAAAACGTACCTCGAAAAGTACAACTGTACCTCCTGCGGCAACACTGGGTATGATACCGGTGTATCATACAGCAGTATCATACAGTATGATACATCTCTATTATCATACGCCATGTATcattagagtgggtataagcagagtgaagccaTAGATGATTTTTATCTCGGAAGTGACGGAACCCTCTTATACCCACTCCATACGGTGAGCTCGGAAGTGACGAAAACCTCGTATACTCGCTCCATACGGCGAGCACAAAATGTCGGACTAATGGGACCTCGGAggcttcactctgcttatacccactctatgtATCATACATTAAGAACGCCTCTACATTTCACTTTTTAAACTCTTTACTGACGCCATTTTGTAGAGCTGTTAATTAGCcggctatttatttttttgacggtTAATAACTGTTATTAACGGTTAATAACCGGTTTAAAACCAAACGGGGGCGGGGCATCGACACGCATGCGCAAAATTTAAAGCTTCATGATAGGTCCAAAATCAGAGACTTATTTCAATgttcaatataattaattattaataataaaaacaataaattattataaataaataaattgttataaacaaacaaaatataatatttgagttatttatattaaattcgagttaaaaaaaaaaaattttaatgatacatactgaaaataaaaataaatataaaaaacaatgatgattgggaataataatattagaaagACCTGTAGATtccatatattatatttattagtaacaATGAATGGAAGAAAAATTGagactaataatattttcaatattatacagttaaatttccatttaacacttaaaaaaatgttaaaaatttgacatttttattttaacatttacattttttttacattttacatttttttttttactgtgttgTAACCCTTTTTTAAGTacaataatgttaatttaagcTCTGGCATATATTGCTCGTGCAAAAGAAGCATTcaatttatcatgattttctTTGGACATTTTAGTACCAATAAACTTGTCAATTGAGCCTTTGTTTTAAGTTGTTTTGTTCTTTGTAATTAGTGCTACAACTTGCTCAGATGATTGTCTGacatcaagtttattttttggcaCAATCATTtccataaaatttgtttaaatttcatcatcacaatTTTGACATTCTTGAGCAAGATGCTTCATCATTCTACCGGCatttgaaacatttttttttccacaatatttaataattgcataagtcctagaaaaattttctagGATACTCATTAGAAGCGTCCAAATTAGCACTATTTTGTACTGTAATTATGTtgatttttatctcaaaattgAATAGCAGAGCAAAGGAATACAAGgcaatacaaaaacaaaataattcgtactaatttgtaccaccaAGTCCGAAATTTGtacctgaaaaataacaaaaaaaaaaaaatattttctccaaactgttaattaacaattgtatGTCTGCTTTAGTAATCAACATATTTCGACCACTAAACTCGAAATTTGTACCTCATAAAATAACAaggagaaaaatatttactccaaATGTTTCTATACTGcttccaaaaaataaatatgtttcattataattttttttcattttaaatttaatgaatcgATCCCATAACATCTGACTGCTTCCATCTGTGAACCCTGAAATGacaaaattctaaaaataaagtggcaaatatttgaattaaattttacattttaaaaacaactAAATTTCCAATACactgttatttaaatatggaattaattttaattttttgaaaaataaaacttacagtataaattaaaaaacatataaaaaatttataaaattatataaagtgaaaaaaatttaaagtacaaattattaaattataactatatttcgtaaaaattaaatagttatttttaaCTGATTTATTAGCCGCATTCAAAATCAgttgaaataatgaaaaatgaattaaatttttctaattttaatgacGTTATATCAATGATCAGTTAActggattttaaaaattagtcaaTCATAAAATTTGGATGTTttggaatattaaattttgacaatttaggtaaatttaaattataatgttaacattttttttttattataaattattttttcatgatattttaattctatttttgtattaatgaaaaattataaaatgactaaatattttattagaaaaagaaaaaatttaaccctggtagaaataatctctccggattttctccggatttctcccGATATTTCCGGATTTCTCatgatttctccggatttttctGGACTTACTTCGGATTTCTGCGGACTTAATCCGGATTTTCTACGTAATTGACGcttccggagatatttacggagtaatctccagactatttctataatatctccggattttttccggaatttttacttaaaaaaacaaacacaaaaaaatggaaaaattaataagaaaaagtagaaataagagtttacattgttacgtcttggtataagttataattaataaccaataataaataataatttaataaattcaataaatgcaGGATGCCGAgcaagcaataaaatttttctttttttattttttttattttcacatggaattaaattcaaatttcgcatttttataaaacaatttatttttataatttttatataaattttggtaaGCAGTTTACAAAGTCACCTCTGCAACGCGAGACGCCACATCCGTTGAAgttgctaaattattatttattaaatgtttaaacaattacaataTGCTGACTACTATGGGAACCATtgtacactgagaaaaaaaaattctaaaactaATACAAAAACTTCTCAATTACAGAACTTTTGTTCTTGCAAAAAAggttcttggattatggaaaaattttcttatattaaataaaaaacttcataATTCGAgaacaaaaaatttcttgaattatggaaatattgtcttgaattataacaaatacttcttgaattataaaaaaaaattctcgaataataacaaaaatttcttgagTCAAGGCAAAATGTACTAATTTTTAGAAGTAAGGTTCTTGGATTATAACCAAATAGGTCTTGGATTATAACAAATActtcttgaattataaaaaaaaattctcaaataataacaaaaatttcttgagTCAAGGCAAAATGTACtaatttttagaagtatgGTTCTTGGATTATAATCAAGTAGGTCttggattataacaaaatgtaCGCGATTTTAGAAGTAAGCTTCTTGGTTTATGAAGTATTTGTTATAatccaagaaaaatattgaacaaatcaagaaaaaaaattcttttacataaataaatataagagaaaaaaaaaattatgttaataatcatttttttaattgttttttttactattcgaACTTTGTtggtcgaattttttttttttttttgcatcagaAAATTTTGCCTGAGAAGTGACTTGAACTCCTGACCCTAACAACGCTACCTAAATCTACCTATTCTAATTCCGACGCTTTACCGACTTAACCACGACGCGATTATATATACGACTACGATTTTATTTTCCTTATgataccaaatttttttatttaaaaattaatgacttgatctaataaaatttatgtactgaaatattaataaacacgaatgtgtttaaattattacaaatagatataataaaaataaaaaaattagtttattcatttattaaaatatttatatcaaagaaaatttaggagacatttattttaatcttttattgtatgaataatattaatgcatataatacacaatattttttttttcaaattttatatacacttgTTTTAAATACTGAATTACGAATGAATTGTCAATTGAGGGTCTGGATGCAATGACACGTTGAGCGCTTGAAGACATGGAAACGCGACGTTGTTTCGgtggaaatttaaaattgaaaaattaaaaaaaaaaaaatggcaatattgttaagcagtatatcaagaagttttatgcaaatttttggatttttttatgaattatttattgagttattaatttaacaacaaatagcGCGTATATCGTTGGTATTTATATGGAAATGCGAacgcaaaaaaagaaaataataaaaaaaaaaattatttgaatgaaaatgtatattttttaattttatagatcacattttttttttttaatttttcaattttaaatgtcataATCCAAGTCCTATTTGGCCATAAACCAAGAACCTTACTTCTAAAAATTAGAACATTTTGCCATGATTCAAGAaagttttgttattatttaagaatttttttttataattcaagacgtatttgttataattcaagacaatatttccataattcaagaaattttttgttcTCGAATtatgaagttttttatttaatataagaaaatttttccataatccaagaaccTTTTTTGCAAGAACAAAAGTTCtgtattttagaatttttttttctcagtgtatttCATTGGTGCAAGAAATGGTACTACTTTTCATCCCtacctaataattaaatttttatgggaataattttatttttaatattaaggagcgtcactcttgcgacaactttcgttctattcaaatcattgaaactaaattaaaaattaaaaattaaaattaaaattaaatcaattacatctgataaaaattaaataaaatcaattgaactttgacgttttaaataaataacatttttcgagtgaatttaaactaattaattcttgtgataaattattatttcctgtgTTAGTTAACCTTCCCTaatcctatataaaaattattgactgtgacacttctccggggtgttgttttctgtgcttcgagtttattttaccgtttggattattcgagactacaaacatcaacaggcgaccatccagattgacacgctctcaacaattgtttcggattattcttacatcaaggtacatctacaatcatacacattccctcctaacccgttaccctgtagggaataacaaaataagaggatttttaattttaacgagaaatacacggagagaaaaatatatgaaattttcatatacagtATATGAAAGTTGCACCAAATCTGCTCGTATATGAGAAtttcatatattgtatatgaaaatttcgTATACTAGcatatgaaaaaatcatatactttgaatttttcagCTCAAATctagtatatgaaaaattcatatactgtatatgaaaatttcatatgcAGTATACGAGAATTTCATATACGGTATAcgaatttttcatatactgcatatgaaaaattctattagtacaatatatattagaaaacaattaatttttcaaatttaaattatttgggatggtctaaatttattaaattttttttcatttgtctactattttttattatttgttcaataactattaaattataattttattacaaatatttcaatagaATCACAACTCATGTAACAGCTAAACTAAGTCTAATATGTTTTCAATAGTAATGGGACTAGTTACTAACACATTATGACAAGATATaattccatattttttcagaaataaGCTCAAATATTGACTAGAATAGCAAAATAGAccgaaaaatatacaatttctCTTTACAAAAGTTTTTTCTTAATCTATACGGGATATGTCACCGAGTAGTGTTTTTAAATGGattgatcaaatattttaaaggaGAACAGATTTCAAATATGCCTCTTTCAAGAAGTACCCAAGCTTTTTTGCAATGGGTAATTGGAgttgaaactaaaatttatactctttcttttaattttttttttatgtttaaaaccctaaatattgtaaaatgacTCGTCAAAGTACAGTCAATTgctttcaataataattaataatcatcaaattgttaattataaataattaatattaag is part of the Aphidius gifuensis isolate YNYX2018 linkage group LG1, ASM1490517v1, whole genome shotgun sequence genome and harbors:
- the LOC122860530 gene encoding uncharacterized protein LOC122860530: MAVLQNHSNNDTNKNLRSSLDRIEVMKDDTITGDFDVEQTGSVSEDNNAEEEERTDSQVFEILQDKEIEVNQDKNDIEDFEFEPIVSVCQDDNIEEEKRDGQKLRVARKTDKKINEKQRKRLSDEYQRASDSEKSILEQDIDSERVVTRKYLEEELGALGRVIVERITEELDAKISSNRSESIRTTTNVSEFDQNIVDNQIIIDGISINSHCWYLAANAKTMRKRANHIMRGCWTEEERNILVLRRNKRYDDGRVVKSRELENIKTLCLNLQSAKKLKYKKGKHNIEANLRDWLKDFLKNDRYRRSQLVYNDEDL